In Lathyrus oleraceus cultivar Zhongwan6 chromosome 2, CAAS_Psat_ZW6_1.0, whole genome shotgun sequence, the DNA window CTCTCTTTCTTCCTTCAGGGCCTGTACAGCCTGACTCTTCAAGGAAAGGAAATTCAATTTCAGCATTACCGGCTAAAGTAAACTACATAACTGGACGTTAAAATAAGTCCGATGATCAGGAAATTTATGCGATTAAAGAAGAGATTTCAAAGCAAAAGAATGCTGTGTTAAGCAGGATTCCCAAGCGGAGACGGCCATTATATAATATAATCTataaaatcatcaacaacaaaccgAAAAACTTGTGATATTCGGTAAAGCTTTAGAGATGATCACTCAAAGACAGAACTCAAGCAACTATTTTTTATTTCCTTGTCATTCGAGAATGAAAATGAAACTTCAAACTGAATTGCACAAAAGACGGAGGAAAAGAAGACACTCACAGAAGATGAATCAAGTTTTTGTGTGGAATTCTTCGCATCATCTTCAGATCCTCCTTCGGGTGAGGTGGGAGAGATATATGAGACTCTTAGTTTCAAGTCCTCTATTGAATTACCGCTATCCTTAGTAAACTGCAACCAAAAATAACAGTATTCATGatcttttttcttcttttcagCTTATATAACTGATACAGTTTAAAGGACAATGTTGAGGACAGTTACTTTCTTACCGTATCTTGAGGAAGATCATCAACATCAGTATTTGGACTCACTTTTGTACTCTGTAAGAGAAACTTGTCTTTACATTGCATGTCCGGAGGGTATTCATGTTGAGCTTGGAGAGTGACTGTACAAGTATAAAAATTGGACAATAAGACAGATGCTAATAATACTAGAGAATGCAAAAGAACTCCGAGTTCAGAAAAAGTGCACATATCTGATTGATTTCGAGTTTGACGAAAATAAGATCACTTGGAAAATACCTTTTGAAAATAGTATATCACATGGCCAGATATAATGATAACTTTTTTTCTAGTACTCGGTGATGTGAGGAATACAAATTTATTTTCAAGTTAACGAGCCTCATTGACAATCAAATCAATTAGAAATACCCGAGTTCGAATCCTGATCTATGAAACAGAGACACAAACACAGAGATGACACCAACACTGTTGGTGTCTGACACATGTTTTCAGATGTGTCAATGCTACATAGACTCTGATTGAAACAAAACTTGGTCATATTTGACTTATTTCTAGGCCAAACCCCGAATTACAGGTCGGGTCGTGTAAAGACAGAAAATACCCACAAAAGAAAAGTAGTTGATATTAATCAAAGAACTATAGTAATAAATGAGCCTGCAATGTACCTCTGATGATACATGAATCCCAGGGATGTATAACACCTGTGTTTGGGCGTACAAAATACTTCTTAGGGGAAGTTGTTTTGACCTAGCAAACACCATATAGAATGAAATGCAATGAGAATAATGTTAAGAATGAAAAACACATCTAGCATCAAGAAGCAAACGCGAATGTAAAAGATTACCTTGAAAGCAACATAGTCCTGTGTGTTATTGGAGACTTTAAGATCACAAAATGTTTGCTTTTCCAGCTCAACTGTTTACATAAACACCATAAGATTGCAAGATCATTAATGAAAAAGAAAGGAAATGAATCGATATAATCGTGATGACAGGACTATTAAGAATTGATCCCTAAAAAAGAAGAACATACATACATTGAAACCTGAGCTCGTCGGGAGTAATAGTGATGAGAGAAGTTGCAGTCATGACGAAGAGGATTGTGTTGAGGTGGAATGGGGAATGAATTAGGATTAGAGAGAGAGAATGAACATGGCAGCGGAAAAGAAGGGTggagaggaagaagaagaaatggTGATTATGTGCGGTGTAACGAGGAAAAAGGGAGTACCAATGCAATAGAAAATAACGCGATTAATTCGGCACCTGGATAGGTTCCGGTCTGGACTCTGAACCAAACGGAGTGAATGAGTGTCCTTTGTAGACACGACTCTAAAGACTGTTTTTTCTGTGTTTTGTACGTGTGAGAGTGAGTGTGTTTTGTATTGGGGTTGGGGCCACACTCCCTCATGCCTCTCACTTGTCACATCTTATTATTGATTTCCTACACCTGTCCTTTATATCTGTATTTTCACCTTTTTAATTATCTACCAACAAACAATATTCAATTCtacattttttttaaataattattttcaaaaataatattaaaataacaacatttttaaattaattattaatataatcatttttaaaaaaaatgtataCGTGTAATACCGAAATACCGAATGACGCATGCAATGTTTGTTGCATTATGACACCATGCCTAGTGGTTATTGCATGTACCACAAACCAATGTAATTGGCGCATGCATTGCCTACATACATTAGTGTATATGGCTATTGTTTTTTTTGTACCTCTATAAATACAACATCCCTTCTCATTATTTTTCACACATCTTCTTACCatctccttccatttttcttcaatcTCCTTAAAATTTTTTTCAAAATGTCCTCATATATGTGTTCTTATATTCACAGGAGAAATTGTGATTTAATTTATTCGGCAGTAAAGTCTCCGATGAAAACCCGACTCTGGAATATAGAGATGTTCGGACATCTTAACAAGACTTTGATTCGTTGGTTAGATAGAGACATTGAAGATGGTGAAAAGATCAGAAGAATTCAAAGGCTTCATACCACGTTCAATAAAAATGGAGAACTTTGTTTCTGTGTGAATGTTAAAACTGACAAAGATGTTCACATGATGATGTATAGTTCTCACGAAATTGTGTTAGATGGTTGAGAtcgcatagttatgttgtttagttgttgtatttgtttgtgttgttgtttaattaTTTTATCATTGTGTCAGAGTATGTCCCTTGATATGCAagccaataatcctcttttgctaccacCGAAAAGATAATGTTATAAACATTACATATgtttatgactttgtaaatgACTCCATTTGAAACTACTGATCTCAAACAGGGCCCTAAGCCTAAAATAGGTTGCTCTAGCTAAAGCGGTCATTGGGAGGTTTtagatgcctttgaagacaaagttaatttattccacaagatttgttgtcatgtggtCCCATCGTTGACCATTATAGTATTCCCTAGTCCACTTCTCTaatggaatattgtcgatccaccTTACTGCAACTTCATTTGTCAATCTGATGTCTTCGCGATAGTGTTTGAAGGAATGTTCTGTTAATGCATACCTTGCGTTGACAACCTTCTTCTACAGCGtcttgtctttgatctcccgcatgaAATTTTAAACAGCATGCGTTGAAGGAGGATCCTGtcagccattatcaatgtttttatAGGCACTCACAGTTGATGGATGTCTGTCTaagatcaaacataagttaggctaAGGAGCAACATGTAATCagagattttttaggaaaaaacttTATCCACCAACAGTCTCCCCTTCAACCAGAGAAAAGGCaattggaaaaatgttgttgttgttatcATCTTGTATCACTGTCATGAGTAGGgttcctttatatttcccgtAGAACCATGTTTCATCAATTTATATAATAGGTTTATAAAAATCGAAACCCTTGATGCATGGTTCATACGCCTAGAAAAGTTGATGGAATATGCCATTTCCACTAACACAAGTCCCGTTTGGAGTATATGTCAGAAATGTTTCCAAATTGACAATAGTCCGGGAAGCATAATGCTTAAGTGCGACCAAGTCTTTTGGAAGATCTTTGTATGACTCCTCCCAATTTTTGAACATTATTTCAACTGCCTTAGTCCTAactatccatgccttcctatacGAGGGGGTATAATTGTATTGTAACGATATGTGagattattatactcaccttcaaCAACGAATTATCACTAAtgacagataaaatttcatcacataTTAACTGAGAGTTGACTTTACGATGGTCCTGTATCGGGTTGGTGATTATGCAAGTGTGAGTTGGACCCATAAAACTTATCTCTCAAGAATCATTCCTCTTCTAGTAAGATGCTGACAATCGGAACAGGCAGAGCTCATTACGACAAAAGATCTTATACCTCGTCACATTAGTTAGATCGATCCTATAATCAGATGATAATtccatgtgatactttttaatgGCTCTGACATAGTCTTCTTTTGTGAAAAATATGTCTCCTTCTTTTAATGATCCTTGAgtttgcacataaggattgtgAAATATATCTGACGATTATTCATATGAACCCAAGTTCAAGCTTGTCATGTCTTaaggtggacaatatacatgactagctggtaatgACTCTTGTTGGTGGTCGACAATTTCATCGTTCACCATTTCATCAACCAATatctcatcttcttcttcttcctcgtcAACAACATTGACTTCAGTTTGTTCATCATCgtcagtttcacaaaacacttgtgacaGATCAACGAATCGAGACAACTGATTTTGTTGTTGTAAAATATATAACTCAATGTCGTTGAACCTAGAATGTTCATGAGTGAGAAGCATATTAtgaacatcttcatcatcttGAATCTTTAGTTGATAAAACTTAACTTAGTTGTCTGCAAAAAACACCAGATTTTTGTAGATGATTTGTCCCATCTGACTACACTGCAACTTATTTTTTATTCTTTGttccaaatttgaaaattttgatcgtctatttattgtaaaccgagtaACTTATGTATTACGAAAATTAAAATCGGATAAATCATATTCAAATATTTTACCATTGGTATGGGCATTTATCATGTATTATGGTGATGAAGCCATTTTTTTAAATGCAATGTATTATCGTGTACTGGTTGTGAGAATAGCGTGTGAGTTATGTCTTAGTGGTATCAACATGCACTTAAATAAAGATGATGATAGAATTAGAAAAGTCAATGTATATGTCTTAGGACATGGTGCATCCTTTGAAGCTTTTCACTAAGGTTCCATTTGTAATGGTTGCTTCCTTTGCATGCAATTCTCTGCACTGATTCCCTTACAAGATTCTCTGCATGGGTGACCCTATAAAGACAGTCTAGAAGTAGACTTGCATGCATGACCCTATAAGAACAACCTAGAAGGAATCTCTATGAAGATTCTTTGTATGATTCCTTACATGATTCCCTGAATGATTCGTTACACAATTCCATTTGCCCTACAAGGCGCTCTACCCAATGGTGATTGCTTCAAAATTTTAACACATGTGGCCTACCCAATGGTGGATGCTTCAAAATTATAACATATCTCAATCTTTTGGACCACATTGGACCAAACAATGTATTACTACTAAACCACTCtacttttgattttaaaaaaattatcaaattaCAAATCCTCTAATCATGTAAATTTCTTATACAGTTTATCTGGATATCGTATTTTGGTATTGACCATCAGGTTAACCCTAATGATGTTGTAATTTGGACAACAAAAACACCAATCATCAGGTTCACTACCGCGGAGATGCACCAGAGTGGCCGTGTGAAACTGGAGTTTGACATGCAACAAaaaattccagaacctccgacgtgtttgggagattggcatcaacaaagagtcgatgGCCAATGAGATTATTCCTATTGGAGAAACTTCGCtaaagagatgtgtcgtcattgaaaaaatcaacgtcaacacatcttaaacgaaacaatcatacatggtgctagaccaactcaacattatatggcttggtttaggtcggttacaacgcgataatttgtgtctgagccgaggtatttgattgatccacgccaactagTTTCGTCATCATATGCCCAACAACAAACCCCCCGCCCAACAGCCAACCCCACATCATTACCAACcccaagaacaatgtcaactCATCCAAAtccaacgaccaacctcacatTGTCACCATACCATATACACCCAACCATCAAACACTCAACCTTGCAACCAATACATGTCACACACTTAAACACAAAACCAAGAGCCTAACCCATACCACCAACAACATTATACAACCACCATATTTGTCTATAGCCCTGATAATTCATACGACTCCACCTCATCCCACCATAGCCCCCACCAATGAACACCTAGATATCCCACTGCCATAACATTCAACCACTGTTTGACTTTCTTACACCACAAGCATCATTGCTTCATTTCCAAAAACGATTCGATGTCCCAATTCAGGCAACCATACCATCCACTCACAATCTAACCACAACGATCCAACTACGATAACATGGGCACCAAACTCAATTACGGCAGCACCGTTGGCGGCAACCCCCCGCCTATTAGGAAGAAATGATGGCAATTTTGTTAAATACCGTTGGACCTTTCGCATGACCTTCACACCAACCACCATTGCTCCATGTCAACACTTAAAGACCCTAAACACCTCAGGGAAATCATGGAAGACCTCGAAGGCAGACTAATGCACCGAGATGTGGAACAAGG includes these proteins:
- the LOC127120576 gene encoding vesicle-associated protein 2-1 isoform X1 → MTATSLITITPDELRFQFELEKQTFCDLKVSNNTQDYVAFKVKTTSPKKYFVRPNTGVIHPWDSCIIRVTLQAQHEYPPDMQCKDKFLLQSTKVSPNTDVDDLPQDTFTKDSGNSIEDLKLRVSYISPTSPEGGSEDDAKNSTQKLDSSSSQAVQALKEERETILRQTRQLQQELDMLKRRRNQRGDPGFSFTFALFVGLLGFLLGFLLKILSSSPSTE
- the LOC127120576 gene encoding vesicle-associated protein 2-1 isoform X2, yielding MTATSLITITPDELRFQFELEKQTFCDLKVSNNTQDYVAFKVKTTSPKKYFVRPNTGVIHPWDSCIIRVTLQAQHEYPPDMQCKDKFLLQSTKVSPNTDVDDLPQDTFTKDSGNSIEDLKLRVSYISPTSPEGGSEDDAKNSTQKLDSSSAVQALKEERETILRQTRQLQQELDMLKRRRNQRGDPGFSFTFALFVGLLGFLLGFLLKILSSSPSTE